Proteins encoded within one genomic window of Cucumis sativus cultivar 9930 chromosome 3, Cucumber_9930_V3, whole genome shotgun sequence:
- the LOC101203414 gene encoding ubiquitin carboxyl-terminal hydrolase 3 isoform X2, translating into MVGFFVVYFDKDGMPVLLESGFLWGLGLPEDEAECGDVYGLDDELLDMVPKPVLAVLFLYPITEKSEEERRQQEKEAKKDYSNQVYFMKQTVGNACGTIGLLHAIGNVTSEIKLSEGSFLDRFFKSTKSMDPIERAAFLEKDDEMEVAHSVAATAGDTTAPEKVDTHFICFSCVDGKLYELDGRKTEPISHGPSSPNSLLQDAARVIKDMISDNPESLNFNVIAISKRTGPEGSI; encoded by the exons atggtGGGCTTTTTCgtagtttattttgataaagatGGAATGCCCGTGCTATTAGAATCAGGG TTCCTTTGGGGTCTCGGTCTTCCTGAAGATGAAGCAGAGTGCGGTGATGTTTATGGCTTGGATGATGAGCTCTTGGACATGGTGCCTAAGCCTGTTCTGGcggttttgtttctttatccCATAACCGAAAAG aGCGAAGAAGAGAGACGACAACAGGAAAAGGAAGCAAAGAAG GATTACAGCAATCAAGTATACTTTATGAAACAAACAGTTGGCAATGCCTGTGGAACTATTGGACTGCTTCATGCTATTGGGAACGTTACTTCGGAAATTAAGCTTT CGGAGGGATCATTCTTGGATAGGTTCTTCAAGTCTACCAAAAGCATGGATCCGATCGAG CGTGCGGCATTTCTTGAGAAAGACGATGAAATGGAAGTTGCACATTCAGTAGCAGCAACTGCTGGAGATACGACA GCTCCGGAGAAAGTCGATACTCACTTTATCTGCTTCTCATGTGTGGATG GGAAACTTTATGAGCTCGACGGGAGAAAGACGGAACCTATATCACATGGTCCATCATCACCCAACAGTTTATTACAG GATGCAGCTCGAGTCATAAAAGACATGATCTCGGATAACCCCGAGTCGCTGAACTTCAATGTCATTGCCATCTCAAAGAGGACTGGGCCGGAAGGAAGCATCTGA
- the LOC101203414 gene encoding ubiquitin carboxyl-terminal hydrolase 3 isoform X1 codes for MESNRHNGCVVSKQGIDSDLKALKIYHWIKCCVSIFHFCNRSVIEEAQKTTMAAAIHETSSSAHKRWLPLEANPDVMNQFLWGLGLPEDEAECGDVYGLDDELLDMVPKPVLAVLFLYPITEKSEEERRQQEKEAKKDYSNQVYFMKQTVGNACGTIGLLHAIGNVTSEIKLSEGSFLDRFFKSTKSMDPIERAAFLEKDDEMEVAHSVAATAGDTTAPEKVDTHFICFSCVDGKLYELDGRKTEPISHGPSSPNSLLQDAARVIKDMISDNPESLNFNVIAISKRTGPEGSI; via the exons atggAGTCGAATCGGCATAACGGTTGCGTCGTTTCGAAGCAAGGAATTGATTCCGATCTTAAAGCCCTAAAAATCTATCATTGGATTAAGTGCTGTGTTAGCATATTCCATTTCTGTAATCGAAGTGTAATTGAAGAAGCTCAGAAGACGACAATGGCTGCTGCTATTCACGAAACCTCTTCTTCAGCTCATAAGCGATGGCTTCCACTTGAAGCTAACCCTGATGTTATGAACCAg TTCCTTTGGGGTCTCGGTCTTCCTGAAGATGAAGCAGAGTGCGGTGATGTTTATGGCTTGGATGATGAGCTCTTGGACATGGTGCCTAAGCCTGTTCTGGcggttttgtttctttatccCATAACCGAAAAG aGCGAAGAAGAGAGACGACAACAGGAAAAGGAAGCAAAGAAG GATTACAGCAATCAAGTATACTTTATGAAACAAACAGTTGGCAATGCCTGTGGAACTATTGGACTGCTTCATGCTATTGGGAACGTTACTTCGGAAATTAAGCTTT CGGAGGGATCATTCTTGGATAGGTTCTTCAAGTCTACCAAAAGCATGGATCCGATCGAG CGTGCGGCATTTCTTGAGAAAGACGATGAAATGGAAGTTGCACATTCAGTAGCAGCAACTGCTGGAGATACGACA GCTCCGGAGAAAGTCGATACTCACTTTATCTGCTTCTCATGTGTGGATG GGAAACTTTATGAGCTCGACGGGAGAAAGACGGAACCTATATCACATGGTCCATCATCACCCAACAGTTTATTACAG GATGCAGCTCGAGTCATAAAAGACATGATCTCGGATAACCCCGAGTCGCTGAACTTCAATGTCATTGCCATCTCAAAGAGGACTGGGCCGGAAGGAAGCATCTGA
- the LOC101203900 gene encoding probable enoyl-CoA hydratase 2, mitochondrial, giving the protein MGAFKIRSRNLINLPIELLHSSQNLPIPAKNLRQTVPSSTPSDAFNLFSHPWRYTHCRTLILDSLSTKPVRLHRLSDSDSGIVEIHLDRPEAKNAISKDMLRGLRHAFESVDSDPSVNVMMIRSSVPKVFCAGADLKERKKMAASEVHSFVTSLRSAFTFLEALPIPTISVIEGAALGGGLEMALACDLRICGEDAKLSLPETGLAIIPGAGGTARLPRLVGKSIAKELIFTGRKVSGRDALSIGLVNYCVSAGEAYTKALEIAQEINEKGPLAIRMAKKAINEGLEGDLESAMEIEDECYTELLDTKDRLEGLAAFAEKRKPRYRGE; this is encoded by the exons ATGGGAGCTTTCAAAATCCGAAGCAGAAATCTCATCAACCTCCCAATTGAACTCCTTCATTCATCTCAGAACCTTCCCATTCCGGCCAAAAACCTCCGTCAGACTGTTCCCAGCTCCACCCCTTCCGATGCCTTCAATTTGTTCTCACATCCATGGCGATACACTCATTGCAGAACTCTCATTTTGGACTCACTTTCCACTAAGCCTGTCCGGCTTCACCGACTTTCAGACTCTGATTCTG GAATTGTCGAGATACATTTAGACAGGCCTGAGGCGAAAAACGCTATTAGCAAGGATATGCTGAGGGGATTGCGTCATGCATTTGAATCCGTTGATAGTGATCCATCCGTCAATGTTATGATGATCCGCAGCTCTGTCCCAAAGGTGTTCTGTGCAGGTGCCGATTTGAAG GAACGTAAGAAGATGGCAGCATCAGAAGTTCACTCCTTTGTCACCTCACTGCGGTCTGCATTCACATTTTTAGAG GCACTTCCTATTCCTACTATTTCAGTTATTGAAGGAGCAGCATTGGGTGGTGGACTTGAAATGGCTCTTGCATGTGATCTTCGGATATGtg GGGAAGATGCCAAACTCAGTTTGCCAGAAACCGGACTCGCTATAATTCCTGG GGCAGGTGGGACTGCAAGGCTTCCTAGGCTGGTCGGCAAATCAATAGCAAAGGAACTTATATTCACTGGTCGTAAGGTCAGTGGTAGAGATGCTCTATCTATAG GTCTTGTCAATTACTGCGTCTCTGCTGGGGAAGCTTATACAAAGGCACTGGAAATTGCCCAAGAGATAAATGAGAAG GGTCCACTAGCAATAAGGATGGCAAAGAAGGCGATCAACGAGGGGCTCGAGGGAGACCTGGAGTCAGCTATGGAAATAGAAGATGAGTGTTACACAGAACTCTTGGACACGAAAGACCGGTTGGAAGGATTGGCAGCATTTGCCGAGAAGCGAAAGCCAAGGTATAGAGGAGAATAG